In the genome of Podospora pseudocomata strain CBS 415.72m chromosome 7, whole genome shotgun sequence, the window TGACGGAAGGAGTGACCTTGCTGAAGAGAGGGACGATGGTCTCACCGGAGTGACCACCAATGACGGGTACGGTAAGCTCTTGAGGGTTGGCCTTGCCGACGATCTCAGCAACGAAGGTCTCGGCGCGGACGatgtcgagggtggtgacaCCAAAGAGGCGCTGGGCGTTGAAGACACCCTTGGACTTGAGGACCTCGGCGGAGATGGGGACGGTAGAGTTGACGGGGTTGGAGATGACAAGGATGAAAGCCTTGGGGGCGACCTCGGCGGCAACCTCGATGAGGCCCTTGACGATACCAgcgttgatgttgaagagaTCGTCACGGGTCATGCCGGGCTTGCCTAGAGTGGGGGGTCATCGTCAGCACTTATGCGCCGGGACAGCAGCACGGCACCAGTCGGACGTACGGGGAATGCCAGCGGGGATGACAATGATGTCGGCATCCTTGAAGGCGGCCTTGGCGCCGTCATTGGCGGGAAGGTAGCCGGTGGTTTTCTGTTTGCGGCAAAGGTCAGCCGGAGTTCGCGGGTTCGCGGTTCGCGATTGTGTGTCTGTCACTTACCgccttggaggagatgtGGGACAAGTCGGCAGCGACACCGGGAGTGTTCACAACATCGTACAGGGCGAGCTCGTCAACGAGCGGGGAGAGGCTCAGAAGAAGGGAGAGCGGCTGCGGACGTCCGGTCAGTAATGCCGCTCAAACATGACGGCGATGGTAGTGACGGAGGAAGCTATACCTGACCAATACCGCCAGAGGCACCAGCAACCACTATTCCCAATGTTAGACTCCCGTCTCGTTTCCATGCCAGTTATGCGCACATGTTGCGCGGTTCGGGCAAACACTTACCGGCCTTGACCATCTTGAAAATATAAAGGGGATATAGAGGGGTAGCTGTTGAGCGCAATGTGATTGTCAGCTTTGCGGTGTTTCTGAGAAGGAGATAAAGGGGGTTCAGAATCAGCAATGAATCACATGGGAATACCTACAATGAAGGCGAGTGCGTAGGGGCTGTTAGAGTTAAAATCTAACGGTCAATGGATTGGGATGATGGGAATCTGGTTGAGCTGGAtccgggagaagggggaagcTTGGGGGGCTCAAGCTTAAGTAGAGTTGGCGGGGTTATGCTTGGCTGACCGCGATCCCGTGTCGTCAGTTGCCCCGcgttcctccccctcagccgGCGTCTTGCTGGGGTGCCAGGGAGGGGTCCGTTACTATTGCCGGAGGGCCAAGTGTACAACAGTGTGTCACAGAAACATGAGGCGAGCAAAGACGCCATCGGCCTATTCGGGGAGACTCCCGCCTGGAAAAACTCAATTGACGCATCCCCTTTTGCTGCCCTCCCTCAGTTACCACAGCTACCACAGCCGTGATACGTCTCCGTCGGTCATCAGTCCTCAGTCGCGAACAACTCGCGGCACGGGCCGGCCATGACTGCGGGAACTGGCCGACATGTGGGTTCCGAGGCCCGACACTCGGGTACTGGACTCGGGCAAGATCGGGATGCATTCCATGTTTTGAATCCCAAACAGGCTCGTGAGAACCCGCCGGCGGGTTCAATGGCTGTTTTCATAAATAAATACCCCTGAACCAAAAGACATCTTTTACACTACACATGTCGTCACTTGAGCTCGTCGATTCCTCAGCGAATGATCATTATGAATGCCTCGTATATTGACCGCAACACCGCCCGTTGGCTGCAAAACAGATCCCGACTGAGTGGGTGATCCTCTGTTTGTGGATATCAAACGCCATGCCCATTCCTGAATGCAAGATTTGACAATCCGTCCCTGTCCCGATTTTGCCCCGGCATCCCATTCGTGTCATGCAACTCTCTGTCTACCCGAGGAGTTGCGGACTCAACATCAGAGCTTTATAAAcgttttccctttttttcccgTTTCCATCCTTTACTCGGACTTCTcggcggccttcttggcggcgTTGCCACGGAGCTTGGGCTCGGGGGAGGGCTTCACAGGTCTCTGGGAAGCACGGATGGCGGAGGCGCGGGCAACGGCGACCTGGCGGAGATCGCCACGGTACTTGGCGGTCTGCTTGGCAATAGACTTGTAGGTCCTGTAAATCCATCACTGTCAGCATGGCTGGCGATACCCTCACTTCGAGTGGGTTGCTACTGACTTGCGGTTGGCCTTGGAGGCGCCAATGGTAGAGACGGTTCTGCCGGAGGCGGGCTTGTTGCCAGCGGACACCTTCTTGGAGATGACCTGGATAGTGTTGTTCTCACCGGCAACGACACCGATAGCCTAACCCATGTATATATCAGTTCCTGTTGACGCCTTCACTCGTATCTTATCCTACCTTGTCGTTGACGTAACCAGCGTACTTGCGGGAGTGGacgttggtgaggttgagggggtcgCGGGAGAACTGGATACCACCGCTCTCCTTGCGCTTCACGAGGAAGGCGTTCTGGAGGCCTTTGTGTGTGCATTTTCGTTAGCTGGGGCTCGCTTGAAGGTTCGTGACGGATTCTCGGGCCAGACATACGGGTAACCTCCCAGATGAGATCAGCAGAGACGTTGGACATTTTGGCGGTGtgtgggtggtttggggttgggcgaggCGGTTCGAGTGAAGTCGTCTGCGAAATCGTTTCGTGATCTTGAATTTCGAGATCCAACGCCTGGATTTTTTGCCTGGCTCGCAGCAATGTGGGCTCGCCTAACTATCCCGAAGGGGTTTAGTCCATAATTTCTTATCGCTTCTTATCAGTTGAGAGCAAACTCTTGGCGGCTGGCCGAGCTGGCTTGCATAAGCTGGCCCGTGCTTTGTTCTCCCAAGCACCGCATCCGTCATTTCACCTGCTGACGAAGCTCGGGCCTTGGCCCCAAGCCCCAAGAAATGTCATCAGCTTGATCATCGCCTCGTTGCCCATTCGGCAGCAAACCAAACCATCCGGAAACCCGGGAAGTTGTCAATCAACCACCAGTCGCATTAGCGCAACTGCAATGTCCAGAACCACATTCCTCtgactgctgctgtcttgACCCCTTCTACATTCATTCactctttttgtttctttttccttttgcttTCCGACGctatcaccacccctccataACCATCACATCACGTCAGTGCTTTACGCCGCATCTCGAGATCTCCCCGAAGTGAAACGAACCGAGGCCTCCGCCGCAAGACTACATCCACCAGATCTCCGGGCCGCAAACGCAACCTCCTTTTGCCCCGACGACATCTCATAAACTAAACACCCTCGCCAGGACGTCGATTTACACGTTTTCTCTCAACCTTTCCCAAGGCGGCGCACATCAACTTCCATCACGATATACCGCAGCCATGACCTACCTCTTCTactcaaccctcaccctcctaaccttcatcctcaccaccctcgcctaCCTCTTCCGCGCAACCTGGCTCCCCCATCTCTCTCAATCCCGCACAGCCTCGTACCTCTACTCCCGCCTCCCGGGGAACTCGTCCTTTGAAGCCGACATGGAAGCCGGTCTCTCGTCGTCGAATTTCGATTTAAACGCCAACCTGGCAGCGGGCGATTCCAGGTCGGGGCTGGACGAGGGCGCGAAGAGGGAGATCTTGCAGatcatgaagaagaggaggttgaagtttGACGAGGCGAGAAGGGTGTACATGGAGCAGAGGTTTGCGGCGAATGGGATTGGGGCGGATGGGAGGCCGAGGGATCCAAAGTTTGTTAGTTTCTCGTGAGGGGGAAAATGCAAATCCGAGAGtctgttgggggggtgttgtttggtCTGGTTAAGGTTTTTCCTgttcgctgctgctgtttggAAAACAGAGCATATATCATGGGTTTGGCTTCAtaaaccaaccaaccactaTCGTTAATtacttttccttctttttctttatCTTGATTTTtttattgtttttttttatttacaTATTCCACTACTTTTTACTCTTTTTGTTGATTTTTTTCATATTTTGGAGCGGGATAATCTGCGAAGGCGTTTACATGGGACGGGTTTCCTTGGCCGGACGGATTGCACATGATGTGgcgagaaaggggggggcgggaaggggggtaAGAAGGAAGGAGGGACATTTGATACcactggggaggagggagtttgAAGGTTTTTACATACGCAGGCGAAAAATAAAGAGATGTATCCCGCTCGATCAGGTTTCAGTGTTGTTTTCAGGGTGAAGAAGCCTGATGACTGGATGTCTTTTGGAGATATACCAAAATGTCTTCAAAGAGCTATCCCATTTTTCCAGTGTTTCTCGAGAGCTTCTTGCCTTTTATATAGGCCTCAATAAAAGATGGGAAATGTGCTTGAAGGAACAGTCATTAAAACTAGAAGCATGGTTCTTAATAAAACTCGGATTATAGTTGCTAATCTGTGCGATTTCAGGTTGACCAGGCGATCTTTGATACTTACTATAGCAGATATTGAAGACCATATCCCAATCTTGACATGTCACGGTGAGACCCTTATATCCAGACATAGTGTTCTCCTTCAAAATGGACACATCCATTCATCATTACTAAGAGCCACCGAGGCCTCCTCTACCATTACTCTCCAACCACAAGCTTTCATCCCTTtctcaaacccaacccattGCCAACGGGTCATATTACAAGAATACCTATACTAATATGTACGTATCTCAAGAGCGATCTCCCATCAGGAAATACCCCCCTAATTTGTGTTTTGgtcctccaccctcctccccccaccccctatttcccacccaaccaaccattcATTCATTAAAAAAAACGCCAACCCTACTCCCTCGCCTTGCTTGCTGTCCATTTGGATCATGCCTTCCCCCCGCCCCACCtgtcctccttcctcccaatGATATTAACATGtccaaaccaacccaaaGATAATTATTATATACAGACGCGCATTCCTcatataaaaaaaaacccttCACTATCCAGCACTGGACAAAAAACCCTACTTTCCCAAAAGCCCAACATgaaaccacccctccattACATTTTCATCATGAACACCACCGACCGTGAGCTTTCtgctcaacctcaccccagACCACCAGCCGCCGCGGGGTGGTAACCCAAAAGAACGGTCAACCCCaagccaacccccccaagaaAGTTTTGATATCGAAAGAAGCAGCTTCTCActgcctcttcttcgtctccaTCTCAGGCTCATACTCCctatcatcctccccctccacctccagctGGATCTgctccatcacctccacctccttcttccaaTGCTCCTCGCtcatcttgacctccttctgGAACATCTCCTGCTCCGGCGCCCTATAACTCCCGCCAATCCGATCCCACAGAGTAAAATACTGGCCATAGTTGTAGTTGAAGGCCAAGTGATGAATCGAATGGCACGCCGCcccgttgatgatggggttgttggcaatGTATTCCCCGTCGTGAATCATAATCGTCCAAAAGTTGATAAACACAAACAGCGCCACGTACGCCACCTTTTGCAGCGGGAAgatgaaggggaagatgTGATACGGCAGGCTCTGCGCATAGCCGTCAAGAGGGTGGAAGGCGTGGCTGGCAAAGGGCGTGGGCATGATCCACTTGTGGTGAGGCTTGTGGAGGTGCTTGTACACCcaggggtggtgaaggccACGGTGAATCCAGTAGATGCCAAAGtcggtgaagaagaggaagagggggatttGGAACCAGTTCCACCACGGCCAGGGGGCTTCGTCGAGCGTGTCGTAGAGGAAACCGTAACCCCGGACctcggcgacgaggaggggggcggtgcAGAGGGCCATGATGGGCATGGCTTCGTTGGCTTGCTTGATTTCGAGCCAGATTTGGTTCTTGAGGAACTTGGGGTGCTCAAAGGTTTTCTTgtcgaagacgaagaggtaggagagggaggcgaagaCGAAGTAGACGAGGAAGCCGAAGAtcctggggagggagggttaGTGTCACTTGCGGGTGGGCATTGCGTgtgagagggaaggggtaaACCAACCAGAGAATGAGGAACAGCGACACTCCTTGGCGCCAGATGTTATCTCTAGCCCATAAACTGCCATATGCGGCTTGTGATGGTGTCAGGTACAGGTACTCTGTCGCGGGCTTGTACTGCCATGTTGACATGGAGGTGCCATTGGCAAAGGTCTGGGATGTGAGGCCGGATGGAGCTGGACGCGCTGGGAGCACCCATTGGTACATGTAATCGAACAGAAAGGTATCGCAAACTTCGAGGACGACGTCCATCTTGAAAGAATTGTGCGCAGTGGAATGCGCAAAACGGGAGAAAatgagaagcaaaagacaaAGTTGACGGAGACGGTCCCTCTCCCACGCGACGCGAGCTTGCTCTAGATAAGagaatgggggggagggggggaggaggcgagagaaaaagaagcagcgGTCGAGAAAATTGCGTGAGCGAGAGGGCGACTCCCCGGCTTGTTCTAGTGCGATTTCCACACCCTTGGCAACGACCTTCGCTGGCAGGGACGCAGGGGGCAATCTTAAGAACGGTGGAGCCTCTGATTCTTCGGCCGCGCTGTTTCCGAACGGGACGGGGATGATTGCACAAGAACGGAGCCCTGCAGAGTGAAAGAGGTGTCTGGAAGATGGGGGCCGGTATCTTTGAGATTGGAATTGATCGGACTGGAATGCTGTATACACATAATATACTTTTGCTGATAGACATTGAAAAAGGGCAGTGGGTTGAGCTTCCTAATCAAGAAGCTGTCCATCATCGTCCGTCTTGGACCGCAACCCCTGGACCGAGCAGGTCTCGACAAACTGGAATGGCACCAGTTGGGATGAAGAATTGGGACAACAGCCGTCAATCCAATTCGCTTTGGCGGTGGTCGTGCAACCAAACTGTCGAGTTGCATGATCCGTTTGGCTCTCAAGCTTTTGATTCGCCCAGATCTGGCACTAACTCCCGGAGATTCGAAGCTGCCATGCGGCAGAAATGGCGTGAGCTCTTGATTCGATGGGATGGTGTCCGTTCAACGACCCGAGGCCGAGCCTGCTAACCAGACTGTGGTTTGGCCAATCGCAGACTGATTTGGCTTGGATTCCCCACATAGATTGATAAGCACCTGCGAGATCAAGCGGCTTCCGCGCACCGACCACGGTCTGTCTAGCAGCGACACCGAGCCCGAAGCCACCGAACCCTGCCAGGCACATCTCTGATCCCATTGGGGCCCAAGCTTCTGCCATTCTCACGGGCCATGTCGCCCGGAGTTCTCGGCATGCCATCAAAACCTCCTACAAATCTTGTTCGACGGTCGCTCTGTCTGGTTTGTGATCTTGTGATCTGCCATCACCGTGTACGTACCGATATGCCTAGATCCCCGTGGAAAAGTGATCCCCTCTCGAAGCAATCCGACGCGATACTGAACTAACAAGGCCGTGCGGCAGTTTTCTCTGCTTCTACATACTGTCTGCACGACACTTAGTTGGTAGCTCCAGTCGAGACAGATGCTGGATATCAACGTGGCTATCACGAGAGGTCATGTTCAGCCTAGATCACGACCGTCTTCATGAGGGTTGGTCTTCCCCTTATCTTGATAGTTTGAGTTGTCCAGCCCCAAACAAAAGTTGCAGCTCGAACCAACAACACGAGGTCTCATCTCAGAGGTACTTGTCAGCCTTGTTTATCGCTCTATGGCCAGCTCATGAACACTGTCTGTCGACACAATCGTCGAAACCTTCTGTGTCACATGGGACGCTTCCAGTATAGTTGACCAGTCGCCCGGAAACCAGCGTGCTGGGTGCCCATGGGATACCATTCTGGACTCTACACGCCACCTTGAATATTACAAACCTTTGGGTCCAAGGTAGTTGATCGATCAGGTGCTATCACATCCCTACCATGCACGCCCTGGACATGAAAGTTTTACTGCAAGTCAGTAAAACCTGTGGTGATCGTCTACTTACACCTTTTGAGATAGGAAACATACTGGGTCACTGCTCTCCAACGtctattaactatctttcgAGGCTTGTTGATTGTCTTTGGAAGTGTTTTAACAGTTTTTGAGGTGGGTTTGAAGTAATATTCTGCTTTGGCTTACTTCGCAGTGTAGTTATTCCATGCAAAGCGTAGTTATCAAGGTCGGAAACTCGCCTACAAACACCAGTGTCGCTGGCGATCTTTAGGACCTGTTCACAAAGAGTCAACCATCTCCAATCATTCGAAACCCTTACCCCTGAGAGAGACCCCAGATGTCGCCTATCCTGATGTCACAGATGTAACCTAAGCCAAACTGGGCATAATGAAACCAAAGCACCCTCTCAAAACTGCCAAGATAACAGGGGATGTCTCTGAAAGTTTTGTTTGAGATGCCCATTTCGACCACCGACTCCTGAGCTTCGGTAACGATGGAAACAACGCGGTGATCTTGATTTCCTGTGAGGCAGATCATGAGCATCATAGCAATCTCATCCCATTTTGACCGTACGTGCTCTGAAATCCTCCTAGTAACACAGTGTACAATAAATATGAAGTGTCACTCAACCATCTTGGCGTAGCGGCTATCAATGTAGCAACCCCTTTCTCACCTCTTGTTCCACCAGCATGTGACACCTTCTTCTAACATCCCAAGCAAACACACAACCATCTTCTAGAAATGTTGCCTCTTGGCCTTCTCTTATTTTTAGCCGTGCCTCATGATGCGCGAAGATCATAAAACACGCCAACGGCGTCAACAGCCGACCTTATCCACGGCCTCCCCTGAAAGCGGCGTCATTCTCGGCAACCTCTCGCCGAATTTTGCACGCCAGAATGACTGCCGACATCCGAGTGGATGGATTTGGTGACATCTTTTACGACCTTGAAAGTCTTGTCTCTGCTTCGTGTTCATCGCCAAGTGTTGCCATTATGGGAAGGCCGCCCAAGAAGCCAGAAGAGGGGACAGTCGGGATAGTTTATATGACTGGAGTAGACTACCTCGTGGCCAAATCTTCTTATTCCTGCCGCAGTTTCCGTGAAGACCTTCCCAACAGAACCAAAATGACTGCTGAACAAACCACCGTCATAATGCTCAAACACACCTTTACATGCTTCTTCATCAttttcgtcttcttctccccggCCCTCGCCATGTCCCGCCATTGTGGGATTGATGGCAGATGTCCAATATCGCGGTTCCCCGAGATGGAAAGGCCCTGGTTGAGCATGATATCAACTGGAAGATCACCCGAGCATATACGAAAAACCGCCCCATTGAATCCAGATCAAGCAACATCTACCTGCGCTTGGAAGTTGCCAAAAGGCTGGACGCTTTCATCAAGGTTAGGGAATACAACACCCAAGAGAGCCGGTGTACGGCGgagaccaccatcaaccaaggGGTCAAAGCTGTAAGCGGTAGAGACACCAATAAGGCGGGACAACACAGACAACACGGGGCTGTCACGAAGGAAATATTCCAGAGCACGACTGAATCGGTTTCTGTCGAGTTTGGACCCGAAACGAAGAAATAATAAAAAGAGAACCAACGCCAGTATGATATAAAAACtatttccccctcccctccttcaaaaCAGAAGTCACCAACCAGCTCGAGTTCCAACCATctaccatcaacaccacctaaACCCTCGCCTTCAACGACATGACTCCTCTCACCAGTATCATCTTTCTCCTCTCACAACTATAATCCCAGAGGCCCACGCTCTCTCATTCATACCTTGCCAACCGTATCCAAGGGTACAtacacccccctttcccccttaAACCAAACTCCAGCTAACCTCCCCCAGCCCGAAAATCCACACACATTCCATATCCCCGCCCAAGCGACTTCCTACCCGATTCCATACTTatcacaccaccaacaactgaACAGCAACTTTGCATCTACTGCAGTCTGCCCAAACCTGGCAATACAAGACGTTTATATGCGGGAATTTCCAAAATGTTTGGGGTTCGGGTCACGGACCCGCAGACAGAGAGCGGCGTCAAGCAGCTCAAAGCCGTCATCGCCAAAAGCCAACACGCTGGGCCAACCCGGTGAGATGACCAAGAAAGTTTGACCCCAAACTCTGGCCCAATCCATATTTCTACAGCCCCGATGTCGTACATGATTTTCCCATGGAATACGAGAACCAAATCCAATAGAAGCACAGACGATCCGCGTTCTGCCCGAGCCCGGGGTTGCCAGGTACCTGTCCGTGGAGGTTCCCGAAGGGGGTGACGTTGAGGATGCCGACACAGTTCAAACGGGGAgtgattgaggaggggtCGTCAGCAACTTCGGTGGCGTGCTCGTGAGGGGGCTTAAAGCGGTAgatggaggccgaggagactCTCTCTCTAGCTACTTGTTAACAATAACATATATCGACTatgagatgatgagaagaatAAGGATGCACCTCGCTGTCTCTGACATGAATGAGATACCTTACGCAAGAACTTTTGTTTCAAGCAAATACCCAGTGTCCAAATCGAGAATGAGATTCAAGACGTAGGAGTGCTAGTAGTAAAGCTTCCGCAGGCCTTTCTGCGGTCAGACATGCGGCCGGCCTGTGATACAAAAAGAGGGCTGCTGCATAACAGGCGTGAAGGAGGTGAGTTTAACTTATTCCGAGCGATTTTGGTATGACGGTTGTGACTGGATGGTAAAGCAGGTGTGATGTTGTTTGGTATGGGAATTCGTGAAGTAGAAGGAAGCCACCATATTTCCATGTTGGAACTGACTAGTGACGAGATTTAGCGG includes:
- a CDS encoding hypothetical protein (BUSCO:EOG09265I7S; EggNog:ENOG503P72Q; COG:S) — encoded protein: MTYLFYSTLTLLTFILTTLAYLFRATWLPHLSQSRTASYLYSRLPGNSSFEADMEAGLSSSNFDLNANLAAGDSRSGLDEGAKREILQIMKKRRLKFDEARRVYMEQRFAANGIGADGRPRDPKFVSFS
- the ERG3 gene encoding c-5 sterol desaturase (EggNog:ENOG503NVB3; COG:I), which translates into the protein MDVVLEVCDTFLFDYMYQWVLPARPAPSGLTSQTFANGTSMSTWQYKPATEYLYLTPSQAAYGSLWARDNIWRQGVSLFLILWIFGFLVYFVFASLSYLFVFDKKTFEHPKFLKNQIWLEIKQANEAMPIMALCTAPLLVAEVRGYGFLYDTLDEAPWPWWNWFQIPLFLFFTDFGIYWIHRGLHHPWVYKHLHKPHHKWIMPTPFASHAFHPLDGYAQSLPYHIFPFIFPLQKVAYVALFVFINFWTIMIHDGEYIANNPIINGAACHSIHHLAFNYNYGQYFTLWDRIGGSYRAPEQEMFQKEVKMSEEHWKKEVEVMEQIQLEVEGEDDREYEPEMETKKRQ
- a CDS encoding hypothetical protein (EggNog:ENOG503P3VN; COG:J); translation: MSNVSADLIWEVTRLQNAFLVKRKESGGIQFSRDPLNLTNVHSRKYAGYVNDKAIGVVAGENNTIQVISKKVSAGNKPASGRTVSTIGASKANRKTYKSIAKQTAKYRGDLRQVAVARASAIRASQRPVKPSPEPKLRGNAAKKAAEKSE
- a CDS encoding hypothetical protein (COG:C; EggNog:ENOG503NWAG), which produces MVKAVVAGASGGIGQPLSLLLSLSPLVDELALYDVVNTPGVAADLSHISSKAKTTGYLPANDGAKAAFKDADIIVIPAGIPRKPGMTRDDLFNINAGIVKGLIEVAAEVAPKAFILVISNPVNSTVPISAEVLKSKGVFNAQRLFGVTTLDIVRAETFVAEIVGKANPQELTVPVIGGHSGETIVPLFSKVTPSVTIPDDKYDALVNRVQFGGDEVVKAKDGAGSATLSMAYAGYRFAEKLLKAAAGAKGLVEPSYVYLPGVPGGKEIAEKTGVDFFSVPIELGPNGAEKAIDILGDITEKEKALLAAAVSGLKGNISKGVTFAHNPPQK